GCACCAGCTTGGGATTGCGCGCCGCGCCCAGGCCGATGTTGTGCGGGAAGAGGGTGGCGCCCGGCACGTTGTTGTGGCCGTGGACCGCGTCCGTGCCCCAGATCACCGGCACCTTGACCGCCATGTCGGTCTTCATCGAGGCCTCGTGGTAGGCCTGGGCCAGCGCCAGCCAGTCCTTGGCGCTCGCATGCTTGTTGTTGTTCGGCCAGCTGCCGCCGCCATTGAGCACCGAGCCGAGGTAGTAGCGGCTCACGTCCTCCGGGGTGGCGGTCTTGATCTCGGGCTGGGTCATCTGGCCGATCTTCTGGGCCAGGGTCATCTTGGCGACGATCTCGGCGACGCGCTTCTCGATCGCGTCGTCTTTCTTGATCGCGCTGCTGATCTTCGGCCAGTCGGCCGCCGGCGCGGCCTGCGACAGTGCGGGCAGGGCGAAGGCCAGCGCGATCGCCAGCGCGGAGGAACGGAGCTTGGGTGTCATGGGTGTCTCGCTGTGTTGTTGTCTGTTCTGGTGTTCGTCATTCGGGGCGCAGGAAGGAGCGGTACCACTGGCCGCTGCTCTTCAGGATGCGCTTCTGGGTCTCGTAGTCGATGTAGGTCAGGCCGAAGCGGCGCTGGTAGCCCTCGGCCCATTCGAAGTTGTCGAGCAGGCTCCAGGCGAAATAGCCCTTGACCGGCACGCCGTCGGCGATGGCCGACTTGAGCGTGGCCAGGTGGCGCATCAGATAGTGGCGGCGGCCGACGTCGTCGACCTGGCCGTCCGGGCCCAGGGTGTCTTCGTAGCAGGAGCCGTTCTCGGTGATGTAGATCGGACCCGGGTGGTAGTCCTTCTCGATGCGCAGCAGCAGTTCGGCCAAGCCCTGTGGCGAGACTTCCCAGCCCATGGCAGTGGTTTCGACCTCGCCAGGGGGCAACACCTTCGCGTCCAGCGGCGGGTGGCCGGCTTCGTGGGCGATGGTCTCGGGGAAGTAGTAGTTCACGCCCAGGAAGTCGGTCTTGACCGCGATGGCGTCCAGGTCGCCCGGCAGGACGGTGGGGGCGGCGTCGCCGATGATGTCGAGGAGCGCCTGCGGATAGCCGCGGCCGTGCAGCGGGTCGAGGAACCAGCGGTAGCGCAGGTTGTCGTGGCGCTCCATGGCGGCCAGGTCTTCCGGCTTGCTGCTGGCGGCGCGCAGCGGGTGCAGGCTGAGGGCGATGCCGACCTTGGCGTCCGGTACGTTGGCGCGGATCAGGGGCACGGCCTTGCCGTGCGAGAGCAGCACGTGGTGGGCCACCTGCAGCGCAGTGCCGAAGTCGGTATTGCCCGGCGCGTGCCAGCCCTCGAAATTGCCGATGATGGCGGTGCACCAAGGTTCGTTGTGGGTGATCCAGTGCTTGACGCGGTCGCCCAGGGTGCGGGTCATGGCGTCCGCGAACTCGAGGAAGGCGTCGACGGTGGAGCGCTCGGCCCAGCCGCCGCGGTCCTGCAGGTATTGCGGCAGGTCCCAGTGATACAGGGTGGCCCAGGGCTGCAGGCCGCGCTCCAGCATGCCGTCCACCAGGCGCGAGTAGAAGTCCAGGCCTTTCTGGTTGGGCTTCCCGCCCAACTCGCCGAAGATGCGCGGCCAGGCGATCGAGAAGCGGTAGGCGTTCAGGCCCAGTTCGCGCCCGAGGTCGAAGTCTTCCGGCCAGCGGTGGTAGTGGTCGCAGGCGACCGAGCCGTTGGAGCCGTCCTTGATCTTGCCCGGGGTGGCGGCGAAACGGTCCCAGATGGATTCGACACGACCGTCAACGGCGCCGGCGCCCTCGATCTGGTAGGACGAAGTGGCGCAGCCCCACAGGAAGTCGGGGGCGAAGTCGCTGCGCGCTGGCGCGTGAGGCTCGGGGCGGGTGGCAGTGGTCATGATCTCGCTTCAGGTTAACGGCGTTGTTCGGACATTCTAATGGAAAGCTTTCCAATTCGGTGCTAAAAAAAAGGGCCGGCGTGCGGCCACAGGGCTCAGGGGCTCATTTTTTCCGGCTCCGCGTGCCGCCCGGAGCCTGCGCCAGCGAGGCGCGCAGGGTGACGCTGACCGGGAAGGTGCGCGACACCGGGCGTTGCAGGTCGTAGCAGCGGTTCAGCAACATGTTCAGGCCGTTGAGCGTCATTTCGCGCCAGGGCATGTGCACGGAGGTCAGGCGCGGCGCCGAGAAGGCCGCGCTTTCGGTGTCGTCGTAGCCGATCACCGACAGGTCGCGCGGCACGCTGATGCCGGCCTCCTGGAAATAGGACAGGGCGCCGACCGCCATCTCGTCGTTGGCGCAGAACAGGGCGCTGCACTTGGTGCCCGATTCGATCAGGGCCTTGGCCGCGGACCAGCCGCCGGCCGGCGAGAAGTCGCTCTCGACGATCCAGATCTTGGCGGTGTCGATGCCCTCCGCCGCCAGTTCGTGCATGAAGCCGTCGATACGGGCCACGTTGTCGGCCAGCGCGCTGGGGCCGGCGATGACGGCGATGTCGCGGTGCTTGTAGTCCAGCAGGGTGCGCGCGGCCAGCCGTCCGCCCAGGGTATGGTCGACGGTGAAGCACTGCTCGGGAATGGCGTCGAAGGCGTGGTTCAGGGCCACCAGCTGGTGGCGCTTGGCGCCGAGCGAGGCGATGTCTTCCTCGAGCAGGGCGCTGGTCATCATGATCAGGCCGTCGCAGCCGCGTTCGATCAGGAATTCGATGCCTTCCATCGCCTGGCGCCGGGCGTCGCCCAGGCCGACGCCGAAGGCCACCACCATGTGCAGGCCGGCGGCGCGCAGCTCGGTGTCGATGATCTGCAGGATGGGCGTGTAGAAGGTGCCGCTCAGGGCCGGGATGTAGACACCGATCATGCGGCTGGTGCCGGACAGCAGGGCGCGCGCGGCGTGCGAAGGCCGGAAGCCCAGCTCGTCGATCGCCTTGCGCACGCGCTCCAGCGTGGCCGGGGACACCGAACCCTTGCCGCTGACCACCCGCGAGGCGGTGCCGAGGCCCACGCCGGCGAGACGCGCTACATCCTTGATTGTCGCCACAGAACGATCCCTGACTAGTTATTTTACGAACACTGAAGCATACACCATGCGTACCGCGTCTTTACAAGCGGCGGCCGCTGGCAGGGTCGAACAGCGAGACCCGCGCCGCATCGATCGCGAAGCGCACCGATTGGCCGGACGCCATCGGCTGCGGCTCGTGCACCATGCACGAGAGCGCGTGGCCGCCGCAGTCCAGCCACACCACCTGGTGATTCCCCATCGGCTCGACCAGGGTGATGCGGCCTTCCAGCGGGCCGTCGGGGCGGATGTGCAGGTGTTCCGGGCGCGCCCCGAGGACGGCCGCGCCGGGCAGCACGCTGCCGTCGGCCAGCGGCAGGGACAGCGCGCCGGCGCCGAAGCGCCCGTGCACGTCGACCTCGCCCTCGATGAAGTTCATCGACGGCGAGCCGAGGAAGCCGGCGACGAAGCGGTTGGCCGGACGGTCGTAGACCTCGCAGGGCGTGCCGATCTGCTGGATGCGGCCGCCCTGCATCACCACGATGCGGGTGGCCAGGGTCATCGCCTCGGCCTGGTCGTGGGTCACGTAGATCATGGTCGAGCCGAGCGTCTGGTGCAGCATCTTGAGCTCGCGCCGCAGCTCGGTGCGCAGCTTGGCGTCAAGGTTCGAGAGCGGCTCGTCGAACAGGTAGACGCCGGCCTCGCGTACCAGGGCGCGGCCGATCGCCACGCGCTGGCGCTGGCCGCCCGACAGCTGGGCCGGTTTGCGGTCGAGCAGGGCGTCGAGCTGGAGCATCTCGGCGGCGCGGCGCACGCGGCGCTGGATTTCCGGCTTCGGCGTGCCCGAGATGCGCAGGCCGAAGGACATGTTCTTCTCGACCGTCATGGTCGGGTAGAGCGCATAGGACTGGAACACCATGCCGATCCCGCGTTCGCTCGGGTCGGCGTAGCTCATGTCGCGCCCGCCGATCTCGATGGAGCCGCCGGACAGGTCGATCAGGCCGGCGATGCTGTGCAGGAGCGTGGACTTGCCGCAGCCCGAAGGCCCGAGCAGCACCAGGAATTCGCCCGGCTCCACCTGCAGGTCGAGGTCGCGGATGATCTCGTTGCTGTCGCGGGTGATGCACAGTTTGCGCAAATGGACGTTCGACATGCGTTCAGCCTTTCACGGCGCCGGCGGCGATGCCGCGCACGAACCAGCGCCCGGAGAAGAAGTAAATCGCCAGCGGCACCGCCGCCGTCAGGATGGTGGCCGCCATGTTCACGTTGTACAGGCGCACGCCGGTGGTGGTGTTGATCACGTTGTTGAGCTGGACCGTCATCGGCGCGTTGTCGCGGCCGGCGAACACCAGGCCCAGGATGTAGTCGTTCCACACGCCGGTGATCTGCATGATCGCCGCCACCACGATGATGGGCAGGGACATCGGCAGCATCACCTGGGCGAAGATGCGCCAGAAGCCGCCGCCGTCGATGCGCGCGGCCTGGAACAGCTCGTGCGGCACCGAGGCGTAGTAGTTGCGGAACAGGAGGGTCATGACCGGCATGCCGAAGATGCAGTGCACCAGCACGATGGCGGGCAGGGAGCCGAACAGGCCGGCCTTGGCCATCATCCAGACCAGCGGGTAGATCATCACCTGCACCGGGATGAAGGCGCCGGCCATCAGGACGCCGAACAGCAGGTTGGCGAAGCGGGGGCGCCAGAACGAGAGCGCATAGCCGTTGATGGCGCCGATCAGGATCGGCAGGATGGTGCTGGGCACCGTGATCGCGACCGAGTTCCAGAAGCCGACGCTGACCTGGTCCCAGGCGTTGCGCCAGGGGTCGAGCGTGAACTGGGCCGGCAGGGCCAGCACGCTGCCCATCCGGATCTCGTCCATCGGCTTGAAAGAGGTGGTGATCATCGCATACAGCGGCAGCAGGAAGAACAGCGCGGCGCTGAACAGGAAGGCGTAGACGCCGATGCGCGCGGCGTTGAGGCGCTTGCGGCGCGGCGCGGCGCAGGTAGCGGAGGGCGGGACGGCGGCGGCCATGGCCGGGGCGGTCGGGTGGCTCATGCGTGTCCTTTCTGGCGCGGACGCTTGCCGAAGCCGCGGCTGCGCGCATAGGCATAGGGCGCCAGCACGGCCAGCACCGGAATCAGGAGCATCACTGCGCCGGCCGAGGCTAGGCCGACGTTCGAGCGCAGGAACAGGTGGTCCATGATGAACTTGGCCGGCACCTCGCTGGCGATGCCCGGTCCGCCCTGGGTCATGGCGACCACGGCGTCGTAGAGCTTGACCACGGCGGTGGACAGCAGCAGGAACACGGTGGCGATGGTGGGGCCGAGCATGGGCAGCACGATGGAGACGTAGACGCGCCAGGCCGGGATGCCGTCCAGGCGCGCGGCCTTCCAGATCTCGGGGTCGATGCCGCGCAGGCCGGCCAGCATCAGGGCCATCACCAGGCCCGAAGCCTGCCACACGGTGGCGATGACGACGGCGTAGATCGCCATGTCCTGGTCGATGATCCACTCGAAGCGGAAGCTCGAGAAGCCGAAGCTCTGCACCGTGGCCTCGATGCCGCTGCCGGGGGTGAGCAGCCATTGCCACACCAGGCCGGTGGCGATGAAGGACATCGCATACGGGTAGAGGAAGACGGTGCGCAGCAGGCCTTCGCCGCGCACGTTCTGGTCGATGAAGACGGCGAGCAGGAAGCCGATCACCATGCAGGCGATGATGAACAGGACGCCGTAGACTGCGAGATTGTTCAGCGAGAGCATCCAGCGCTCGTTGTCGAACAGGCGCACGTACTGGGCCAGGCCGATCCACTTCTCGGACGGGAAGGTGCGCGAGGCGGTCAGCGAGGTGCGGAAAGTCCACAGGGCCGCGCCGATGTAGGCGACCAGCACCGTCAGCGCCATCGGCAGCAGGGCGGCGTGGGGCGTGAAGCGGTTCAGGCTGAAGGGGCGGGCGAGCATGGCGTCAGTATTTGAGGGCGTTGGCGATGCTTCTCTGAACCTTCTCGACCGGCAGGTTCATGTTCCAGTAGGCGGTGAGGATGTCCTGCAGCGCGCCGTTCTGGTCCGGGGTCAGGTAAACCTCGGTCACGCCGAGCTGGCGCGAGCGGTCCTTGATGATCTCGATGCCCTTCTGGGCGCAGATGTCCAGCTCCGCCGCATTGATGTCGGTACGGACCGGGATCGAGCCTTTCAGCTTGCTGAAGGTGACCTGCAGGTTGGGTTGGGCGACCACACCGGCCAGCAGGTTCTGGGCTTTCACCGCGGCCGGGTCGTCCGTGCGCGGGAAAACGAAGACGTCGCCCTGGATCAGGTAGGGGCTGGCCGGGCCGAAGCCGGCGATGCAGCCGTAGTGCACGCCCGGCTGCTGGCGCGCGTTGGTGAATTCTCCTTTGGCCCAGTCGCCCATCACCTGGAAGCCGGCCTTGCCGCTGATGACCATGGCGGTGGCGTCGTTCCAGTTGCGGCCCGGGGAGTTCGGGTCGACGTAGGATTTCAGGCGCTTGAAGGTCTGCAGGATCTGGCGGAAGGCGGGCGAATTCATGGTCGCCTGGTCGCGGTCGCGCAGCACCTTCAGGTACATCTCGCGGCCGCCGATATTGGCCAGCACCGCCGAGAACAGCAGGGTCTCCTGCCAGGACTGGCCGCCGTGGGCGAGGGGGATGATGCCGGCGGCCTTCAGCTTGTCGAGGGCGGCGAAGAATTCAGGGATGGTCGCTGGTTCCCTGGTGATGCCGGCTTTCTGGAAGGCGGCCTTCGAGTACCAGAACCAGGTCTGCATGTGGATGTTCAGCGGCACCGCGTAGTAGTGGCCCTGCACCTTGATCACATCGATGATCGGTTGGGGCAGGATCTGGTCCCAGTTGTGGGCCTGGGCGACGCTGTCGACGTTGTTGAGCATGTTCTGCTCGATGACGTCGAGGAATTGCTTGGAGGTGTTGAACTGGGCTGCGGTGGGCGGGTTGCCGCCGACGATGCGGTTGATGGTGACGGCGCGGGACTGGTCGCCGCCGGCGATCGCGGTGTCGATCCACACGCCGCCGGCGTTGCGGTAGGCGTGGGCGACCTGCTTGACGGCGGCGGATTCGCCGCCGGAGGTCCACCAGTGGATGACTTCCGCCTTCGGCACGGCTGCCTGGGCGGCGTGCGCGGATGCGGCGGCGCACAGCCAGGCGCAGGCTGCAGCCAGAATGCGTACTGTGACCATCGTGTCTCCGTTGTCCGCCCTTGTTTTATTGGCACGTTTGGAAACGTTCCCATAGGCTTCGCCCGACTATAGCATCGGGGTAGATGGCGGTCAAACAAATGTTGCAATTTGGGATTCTGGCACAGTTTTCGCGGTAGTTCGACTGTTTTTGCTGGAAGGATACGTTGTTGACGACTTAACTCGGAATGGTGGCGGTGTGTTGCAAATCTGTCCTTACACTGGCCCATGCTCAGTGCATGGACTCTGCAATCGCTCGAAGGTCGCGTAGCTGACATCGATCTCTGCGCGGGTGTCTCCGTATAGCAGGGCGGTGCGCTTCAAATCCCGCGACGTGTAGAACACCATGCTGATCGGGCCCTCTCTCGTCAGGCGGTCGACGATGTCGACTTTGCCTATCTGAAGGGGAAAATCCGTCGCAAGCTGTTCCGGGGTAAGCAGCCGATGAGCGGAGATGGAAAACAATGTGCGGACCGAGTTGATCAGATTTTTCGAGGAGCGGCATTCCTGACTCGGCTGCCCATCGATGGGCCTGACGGCGATGTCGAATCCCTCATCCGTGTGCAAGGATCGCAATGTGACGTCTACCACGCTGTTCTTGAATATGAGTGTTTCGACTTCTGCAGGCAGCACCGCAATCACGGGCTCTTTAGGAAGCGCCCTGAGCTCCCCGCTCGGCCGGAAATACAGGTAAGCGCCTGTTGCGGCAGTCAGTACGAGGAGGCCGATCTGCCAGGATCGGGTAATTGCATGCTTCATACGACCGTCACCTGTGTGCCAATTGGCGCCCATTCGTAGAGCGCACGTGCGTCGGTTTCCGACAAGCGGACGCATCCATGGGAGCCAAACCAGGCGCTGACTCTACTGCGCAGGGTGCGTAGTACCGATAAGGGGGCGGGGCCGTGGTATTGATGAAGCGCCTTGACCGGGGGCCGCCGAGGCTCGCGGATGAAGAACATGGCGTAGTTCATCTGTACGTCGTATGCACGGCTACGGTAGGGATGATGTTTGCGAAGGATGCGGAAGCTTCCCCGATCTGTCGGGTGATCATCGTCACCGCTCACACACTCGAACTGATGAACTTTGGCGTCGTCTTCGTAGGTCTCCACCGTCTGCTTGGCGAGGTCGACCTTGATGCGCTTGGTTTTTGGTTTTGCGGCCGGCCGAGCGCTAACGGGTCTGGGTGAGGGTTGGGTTGCCATACGGTCTCCACAGTGAGCATCGTGGAGAGATTGGCAGTGGAAGCGTGGCGGGGTCTTGAGAGGGATCAGGGTCTTGTGCCGACCGCGCATGATCGACAATATGCGCACTACATAGCCCGCCCCGGAAAGCAAAAAGCCCAACCGATATGGGTTGGGCTAGTGCAAGATCAAACTGGTGCCGGCTGCAGGACTCGAACCCGCCACCTGATGATTACAAATCAACTGCTCTACCTGATGAGCTAAGCCGGCTGCGATCAATGTGATCGTTAGGGCGAGGATTATACCTTTATTTGATACGCGTCAACGTCGGCCGTCCGCCTTTTTTCGGCGGATCATTGTCATCATCCGGCGCCGTCGTAGCCGGCTCAGCGGGCGACGCACTCGCATTCTCGCCGTTCGGCACCGCCGACAGGGACGGCGCCCCCGACGATTCCGCCGGCGCCGGCATCTCCGCCGCCGTGACGTTCACCTCGAAGGCCATCCCCTGTCCATTCTCGTTGGCGTAAATCGCCAGCACGTTGTGCACAGGAATATAGATCTCGCGCGACACGCCATTGAAGCGCGCCCGGAAGTGGATGGCGTCATTGTCCATCTTCAGCCCCGAGGTCGCCCCGTAGCTGATGTTGAGGATGATCTCGCCCTTGCGTACGTATTCCATCGGCACCGTGGTCGCGGCGTCGACCTTGACCGCGAGGTAAGGCGTGTAGCCGCTGTCGGTGCACCATTCGTAGATGGCGCGCAGCAAGTAGGGTTTGGTGGAGATCTCAGCCATGGTGGTGTTAACAAATACCTGGGTATGTACACGCCAGTGTACCGGATTCGTCCCACGGACGTCCCGAAAAACCGGCGTGCACGTATAGCGCGGAGACCGGGCGGCCTCCGCGGCAACGCTATCAGCGGCGCATCACCTTCTCGGACGGGGTCAGCGCTTCGATGTAGGCCGGACGCGAGAAGATACGCTCGGCGTACTTCATCAGCGGCGCAGCGGTCTTCGACAGCTCGATGCCATAGTGGTCCAGACGCCACAGCAGCGGAGCGATCGCGACGTCCAGCATCGAGAACTCGTCGCCCAGCATGTACTTGTTCTTCAGGAACAGCGGGGCCAGGGTGGTCAGGCGGTCGCGGATTTCCGAACGGGCCTTGTCGTGGCTCTTGTCGTTGGTCTTGTTGCGCTCGCTTTCCAGCGTGTGCACGTGGACGAACAGTTCCTTCTCGAAGTTGAACAGCATCAGGCGCGCACGGGCGCGCATCAGCGGGTCGGCCGGCATCAGCTGCGGGTGCGGGAAGCGCTCGTCGATGTACTCGTTGATGATGTTCGATTCGTACAGGATCAGTTCGCGTTCGACCAGGATCGGCACCTGGCCATACGGATTCATGGTCGAGATGTCTTCCGGCTTGTTGAACAGGTCGACGTCGCGTACCTCGAAGTCCATGCCCTTTTCGAACAGGACGAGGCGGCAGCGTTGGGAGAACGGGCAGGTGGTGCCGGAGTAGAGAACCATCATGGTTTATAGTTCCTTAAGAAACAAAGGGGTGAAGCGCCAAGCGACTCACCCCGAAAAATGATTGCCCGTATTATAGCCAACCGGGCAATGAAAGCGAATTACTTCACTTCTTTCCAGTACGACGCCTTCAAGCGCCAGGTCAGGAAAGCGAAGCCCGCCAGGAACAAGAGCACGATCACGCCCAGGCGCTTGCGCTGGTTCTGGGCCGGTTCGGCCATCCAGCTCAGGTAGGCGACCAGGTCGGCAGTGGCGGCGTCGAAGTCCTGGGCGCTCAGGGTGCCCGGGCTGACCTGCTCGAAGCCGGCGAAGGCGTGCACCACCTTGCTCGGGTCATGCGGATCCTTCTGGTCCTCGAACTTGGCGGCGCGGACGCCCTGCAGCTGCCACATCACGTGCGGCATGGCCACGTTCGGCACCACCATGTTGTTCCAGCCGGTCGGACGGGTGTCGTCCTTGTAGAAGGTGCGCAGGTAGGTGTACAGGTAGTCCGCGCCCGAACCGGCCGGCGAGGACTTGGCGCGCGCGATCACCGACAGGTCCGGCGGCACCGCGCCGAACCAGGCCTTGGCGTCGTCCGGGCGCATCGCGGTCGTCATCATGCCGCCCACCTTGTCCTGGGTGAACAGCAGATTGTTCTTGATCTGCTCTTCCGACAGGCCCAGGTCGCGCAGGCGGTTATAACGCATCGCGGACGCCGAGTGGCAATTCAGGCAATAGTTGACGAACAGCTTGGCGCCGTTCTGGAGCGAGGCCAGGTCGTGGCGCTCCGGCGCGCGGTCCAGCGGGAAAGTGCCTTCCGCGGCGAATACCAGTCCCGGCACCAGGGCCAGGACCGCCATCATTTTCTTCGCAAATTTCATGTGATGTCCTTGTGCTCTTGATGTCGATCAGTGCGCCGCATAGGTCAGGCGGCTGGGCACCGGCTTGAAGGCGCCCATGGTGCTCCACCAGGGCATCAGCAGGAAGAACGCAAAGTAGGCCAGGGTGCACACTTGCGAGATGATCGTGAAGGCCGGGGTCGGCAGCTGGGTGCCGAGGTAGCCGAGGGTCACGAACACCAGCGCGAACAGCGCGTACAGGTAGCTGTGCCAGGTCGGACGGTAGCGCAGCGACTTGGCCGGCGAGTGGTCCAG
Above is a genomic segment from Massilia sp. KIM containing:
- a CDS encoding GH1 family beta-glucosidase, encoding MTTATRPEPHAPARSDFAPDFLWGCATSSYQIEGAGAVDGRVESIWDRFAATPGKIKDGSNGSVACDHYHRWPEDFDLGRELGLNAYRFSIAWPRIFGELGGKPNQKGLDFYSRLVDGMLERGLQPWATLYHWDLPQYLQDRGGWAERSTVDAFLEFADAMTRTLGDRVKHWITHNEPWCTAIIGNFEGWHAPGNTDFGTALQVAHHVLLSHGKAVPLIRANVPDAKVGIALSLHPLRAASSKPEDLAAMERHDNLRYRWFLDPLHGRGYPQALLDIIGDAAPTVLPGDLDAIAVKTDFLGVNYYFPETIAHEAGHPPLDAKVLPPGEVETTAMGWEVSPQGLAELLLRIEKDYHPGPIYITENGSCYEDTLGPDGQVDDVGRRHYLMRHLATLKSAIADGVPVKGYFAWSLLDNFEWAEGYQRRFGLTYIDYETQKRILKSSGQWYRSFLRPE
- a CDS encoding LacI family DNA-binding transcriptional regulator; amino-acid sequence: MATIKDVARLAGVGLGTASRVVSGKGSVSPATLERVRKAIDELGFRPSHAARALLSGTSRMIGVYIPALSGTFYTPILQIIDTELRAAGLHMVVAFGVGLGDARRQAMEGIEFLIERGCDGLIMMTSALLEEDIASLGAKRHQLVALNHAFDAIPEQCFTVDHTLGGRLAARTLLDYKHRDIAVIAGPSALADNVARIDGFMHELAAEGIDTAKIWIVESDFSPAGGWSAAKALIESGTKCSALFCANDEMAVGALSYFQEAGISVPRDLSVIGYDDTESAAFSAPRLTSVHMPWREMTLNGLNMLLNRCYDLQRPVSRTFPVSVTLRASLAQAPGGTRSRKK
- a CDS encoding ABC transporter ATP-binding protein → MSNVHLRKLCITRDSNEIIRDLDLQVEPGEFLVLLGPSGCGKSTLLHSIAGLIDLSGGSIEIGGRDMSYADPSERGIGMVFQSYALYPTMTVEKNMSFGLRISGTPKPEIQRRVRRAAEMLQLDALLDRKPAQLSGGQRQRVAIGRALVREAGVYLFDEPLSNLDAKLRTELRRELKMLHQTLGSTMIYVTHDQAEAMTLATRIVVMQGGRIQQIGTPCEVYDRPANRFVAGFLGSPSMNFIEGEVDVHGRFGAGALSLPLADGSVLPGAAVLGARPEHLHIRPDGPLEGRITLVEPMGNHQVVWLDCGGHALSCMVHEPQPMASGQSVRFAIDAARVSLFDPASGRRL
- a CDS encoding carbohydrate ABC transporter permease, translated to MAAAVPPSATCAAPRRKRLNAARIGVYAFLFSAALFFLLPLYAMITTSFKPMDEIRMGSVLALPAQFTLDPWRNAWDQVSVGFWNSVAITVPSTILPILIGAINGYALSFWRPRFANLLFGVLMAGAFIPVQVMIYPLVWMMAKAGLFGSLPAIVLVHCIFGMPVMTLLFRNYYASVPHELFQAARIDGGGFWRIFAQVMLPMSLPIIVVAAIMQITGVWNDYILGLVFAGRDNAPMTVQLNNVINTTTGVRLYNVNMAATILTAAVPLAIYFFSGRWFVRGIAAGAVKG
- a CDS encoding carbohydrate ABC transporter permease, yielding MLARPFSLNRFTPHAALLPMALTVLVAYIGAALWTFRTSLTASRTFPSEKWIGLAQYVRLFDNERWMLSLNNLAVYGVLFIIACMVIGFLLAVFIDQNVRGEGLLRTVFLYPYAMSFIATGLVWQWLLTPGSGIEATVQSFGFSSFRFEWIIDQDMAIYAVVIATVWQASGLVMALMLAGLRGIDPEIWKAARLDGIPAWRVYVSIVLPMLGPTIATVFLLLSTAVVKLYDAVVAMTQGGPGIASEVPAKFIMDHLFLRSNVGLASAGAVMLLIPVLAVLAPYAYARSRGFGKRPRQKGHA
- a CDS encoding ABC transporter substrate-binding protein, with the protein product MVTVRILAAACAWLCAAASAHAAQAAVPKAEVIHWWTSGGESAAVKQVAHAYRNAGGVWIDTAIAGGDQSRAVTINRIVGGNPPTAAQFNTSKQFLDVIEQNMLNNVDSVAQAHNWDQILPQPIIDVIKVQGHYYAVPLNIHMQTWFWYSKAAFQKAGITREPATIPEFFAALDKLKAAGIIPLAHGGQSWQETLLFSAVLANIGGREMYLKVLRDRDQATMNSPAFRQILQTFKRLKSYVDPNSPGRNWNDATAMVISGKAGFQVMGDWAKGEFTNARQQPGVHYGCIAGFGPASPYLIQGDVFVFPRTDDPAAVKAQNLLAGVVAQPNLQVTFSKLKGSIPVRTDINAAELDICAQKGIEIIKDRSRQLGVTEVYLTPDQNGALQDILTAYWNMNLPVEKVQRSIANALKY
- a CDS encoding L,D-transpeptidase, translating into MATQPSPRPVSARPAAKPKTKRIKVDLAKQTVETYEDDAKVHQFECVSGDDDHPTDRGSFRILRKHHPYRSRAYDVQMNYAMFFIREPRRPPVKALHQYHGPAPLSVLRTLRSRVSAWFGSHGCVRLSETDARALYEWAPIGTQVTVV
- a CDS encoding ClpXP protease specificity-enhancing factor, whose product is MAEISTKPYLLRAIYEWCTDSGYTPYLAVKVDAATTVPMEYVRKGEIILNISYGATSGLKMDNDAIHFRARFNGVSREIYIPVHNVLAIYANENGQGMAFEVNVTAAEMPAPAESSGAPSLSAVPNGENASASPAEPATTAPDDDNDPPKKGGRPTLTRIK
- a CDS encoding glutathione S-transferase N-terminal domain-containing protein, with the protein product MMVLYSGTTCPFSQRCRLVLFEKGMDFEVRDVDLFNKPEDISTMNPYGQVPILVERELILYESNIINEYIDERFPHPQLMPADPLMRARARLMLFNFEKELFVHVHTLESERNKTNDKSHDKARSEIRDRLTTLAPLFLKNKYMLGDEFSMLDVAIAPLLWRLDHYGIELSKTAAPLMKYAERIFSRPAYIEALTPSEKVMRR
- a CDS encoding cytochrome c1, which encodes MKFAKKMMAVLALVPGLVFAAEGTFPLDRAPERHDLASLQNGAKLFVNYCLNCHSASAMRYNRLRDLGLSEEQIKNNLLFTQDKVGGMMTTAMRPDDAKAWFGAVPPDLSVIARAKSSPAGSGADYLYTYLRTFYKDDTRPTGWNNMVVPNVAMPHVMWQLQGVRAAKFEDQKDPHDPSKVVHAFAGFEQVSPGTLSAQDFDAATADLVAYLSWMAEPAQNQRKRLGVIVLLFLAGFAFLTWRLKASYWKEVK